One Setaria viridis chromosome 5, Setaria_viridis_v4.0, whole genome shotgun sequence genomic region harbors:
- the LOC117855047 gene encoding endo-1,4-beta-xylanase 1, with protein MACTQEVVFDVNLIENSALEDGLAGWAPVGSCTALSVHEEEPAKVPTETINDVAEDYRPSGRYILASGRADETDGLRQAIKGALKPRVTYRVSGWISLGGGAATTAEEGAGGHAVCVNLRLDDECVVKGGAVCAEVGRWTEIKGAFRLKKSPCAAAVYVQGAPAGVDVKVMDLQVYATDRRARFRKLRRKTDKVRKRDVVLNFGSAASGISGASVRVFQMDSSFPFGACINPSVIQNPAFVDFFTKHFDWAVFENELKWYHTEAQQGQLNYADSDALLDFCDQHGKPVRGHCIFWAVENTVQQWVKNLDDDQLKSAVQERLQSLLTRYAGRFPHYDVNNEMLHGSYYRSRLGDDIDAFMFRETARLDPGATLFVNDYNVEGGSDPNATPEKYIEQIAALQQKGAAVGGIGLQGHVTNPVGEVICDALDKLSAATDLPVWLTELDVCESDVDLRAEDLEVVLREAYAHPAVEGVVFWGFMQGHMWRQDACLVNSDGTVNDAGERFVDLRREWTSHARGHIDSAGHFKFRGYHGSYVVQLATATGKVHKTFSVEKGDTPLVLDMNL; from the exons ATGGCCTGCACTCAG GAGGTGGTGTTCGACGTGAACCTGATCGAGAACAGCGCCCTGGAGGACGGGCTGGCCGGCTGGGCGCCGGTGGGCTCGTGCACGGCGCTGTCGGTGcacgaggaggagccggccaaGGTGCCGACGGAGACGATCAACGACGTGGCGGAGGACTACAGGCCCAGCGGCCGGTACATCCTTGCGTCGGGCCGCGCCGACGAGACGGACGGCCTGCGCCAGGCGATCAAGGGCGCGCTGAAGCCCCGGGTCACGTACCGCGTCTCCGGGTGGATCAGCctcgggggcggcgccgccaccaccgcggaggagggggccggcggccacgcggtgTGCGTCAACCTCCGGCTAGACGACGAGTGCGTGGTGAAGGGCGGCGCGGTGTGCGCCGAGGTTGGAAGGTGGACGGAGATCAAGGGCGCGTTCCGGCTCAAGAAgagcccgtgcgccgccgccgtgtacgTGCAGGGCGCGCCCGCCGGCGTCGACGTCAAGGTCATGGACCTCCAGGTCTACGCCACCGACCGCAGGGCGCGGTTCAGGAAGCTCAGGAGGAAGACTGACAAG GTGCGCAAGCGCGACGTCGTCCTCAACTTCGGCAGCGCGGCGTCGGGCATCTCCGGCGCGTCCGTCCGGGTGTTTCAGATGGACAGCAGCTTCCCGTTCGGCGCGTGCATCAACCCCAGCGTCATCCAGAACCCGGCCTTCGTGGACTTCTTCACCAAGCACTTCGACTGGGCCGTGTTCGAGAACGAGCTCAAGTGGTACCACACGGAGGCGCAGCAGGGGCAGCTCAACTACGCCGACTCCGATGCGCTCCTCGACTTCTGCGACCAGCACGGCAAGCCGGTGCGGGGCCACTGCATCTTCTGGGCCGTCGAGAACACCGTCCAGCAGTGGGTCAAGAACCTCGACGATGACCAGCTCAAGTCCGCCGTCCAGGAACGCCTCCAGAGCCTCCTCACCCGCTACGCCGGCCGGTTCCCTCACTACGACGTGAACAACGAGATGCTCCACGGGAGCTACTACCGGAGCCGGCTCGGCGACGACATCGACGCCTTCATGTTCCGGGAGACGGCGCGGCTGGACCCGGGGGCCACGCTGTTCGTCAACGACTACAACGTGGAGGGCGGGAGCGACCCCAACGCGACGCCGGAGAAGTACATCGAGCAGATCGCGGCGCTGCAGCAGAAGGGCGCGGCCGTGGGCGGGATCGGCCTGCAGGGGCACGTCACGAACCCCGTCGGGGAGGTGATCTGCGACGCGCTCGACAAGctctccgccgccaccgacctCCCCGTCTGGCTCACCGAGCTGGACGTGTGCGAGTCCGACGTCGACCTCCGCGCCGAGGACCTCGAGGTCGTGCTCCGGGAGGCGTACGCGCACCCGGCCGTCGAGGGCGTCGTGTTCTGGGGGTTCATGCAGGGACACATGTGGCGCCAGGACGCCTGCCTCGTCAACTCCGACGGCACCGTCAACGACGCCGGCGAAAG GTTCGTGGATCTCCGGAGGGAGTGGACGTCGCACGCGCGCGGGCACATCGACAGCGCCGGCCACTTCAAGTTCAGGGGGTACCACGGCTCGTACGTCGTGCAGCTCGCCACGGCGACGGGGAAGGTGCACAAGACCTTCTCCGTGGAGAAAGGGGACACCCCTCTCGTGCTGGACATGAACCTTTGA
- the LOC117856171 gene encoding probable calcium-binding protein CML16, translating to MSNASTEKQAQATSAAAAAQSQRPPAVSAEMQKVFSRFDADGDGRISPSELAAVNRAISPPPTSSHGGREVAAMMDELDTDRDGYVDLGEFAAFHARACARGDDGELEAELRAAFDVYDVNGDGRITAAELGRVLAQIGEGCSAEECERMIAGVDVDGDGCVGFEEFKKMMAPKGGAEPAAVPPADAAGPDKAKEE from the coding sequence ATGTCGAACGCTAGCACCGAGAAGCAAGCCCaagcgacgtcggcggcggcggcggcccagagCCAGAGGCCCCCGGCGGTGTCCGCGGAGATGCAGAAGGTGTTCTCCCGCTTCGACGCGGACGGGGACGGCCGGATCTCCCCCTCGGAGCTCGCCGCGGTCAACCGCGCCATCtccccgccgccgacctcgtCGCACGGGGGCCGGGAGGTGGCGGCCATGATGGACGAGCTCGACACGGACCGCGACGGCTACGTGGACCTGGGCGAGTTCGCGGCGTTCCACGCGCGCGCCTGCGCCCGCGGGGACGACGGCGAGCTCGAGGCCGAGCTCCGCGCCGCCTTCGACGTCTACGACGTCAACGGGGACGGCCGCAtcaccgccgccgagctcggcaGGGTGCTCGCGCAGATCGGGGAGGGGTGCAGCGCCGAGGAGTGCGAGCGGATGAtcgccggcgtcgacgtcgacggcgacggatGCGTCGGGTTCGAGGAGTTCAAGAAGATGATGGCGCCCAAAGGCGGCGCCGAACCCGCCGCGGTTccccccgccgacgccgccggcccggACAAGGCCAAGGAGGAGTGA
- the LOC117855888 gene encoding 16.6 kDa heat shock protein — MSLVRSGGNVFDPLSLDFWASADPLGVVRPLAEQCPVLTNVRVDWKETPDAHVFRADLPGVKKDAARVEVEDGGVLVISGERAREEAGEGEAWRLVERSSGGFRRRFRLPRGARLDQVRASMEDGVLTVTVPKEEAKKPQVRAVEISG; from the coding sequence ATGTCGCTGGTGCGGAGCGGCGGCAACGTGTTCGACCCTCTGTCGCTGGACTTCTGGGCGTCGGCCGACCCTCTGGGCGTGGTGCGGCCGCTGGCGGAGCAGTGCCCCGTGCTCACCAACGTGCGCGTGGACTGGAAGGAGACCCCCGACGCGCACGTGTTCAGGGCCGACCTCCCGGGGGTCAAGAAGGACGCCGCCAGGGTCGAGGTGGAGGACGGCGGCGTGCTGGTGATCAGCGGCGAGCGCGCcagggaggaggccggggagggcgAGGCGTGGCGTCTCGTCGAGCGCAGCAGCGGCGGGTTCCGGCGCCGGTTCCGCCTCCCGCGCGGAGCGAGGCTGGACCAGGTGCGCGCGTCCATGGAGGACGGCGTGCTCACCGTCACCGTGCCCAAGGAGGAGGCCAAGAAGCCGCAGGTCAGGGCCGTCGAGATCTCCggctga